Within the Arthrobacter sp. UKPF54-2 genome, the region CCCTGGGCATGGTGCGCCAGTGGCAGACCCTCTTCTACGAGGGCCGCTACTCCAACACCGACCTCAACACCGGCCACGACACCGTCAGGATCCCGGACTTCGTCAAGCTGGCAGACGCCTACGGCTGCGCCGCGTTCCGCTGCGAACGCGACGAGGACATCGACGCCACCATCCAGAAGGCACTGGAGATCAACGACCGCCCGGTGGTCATCGACTTTGTCGTGAGCCCGAACTCCATGGTGTGGCCGATGGTCCCCGCCGGAGTCAGCAACGACCAGATCCAGGTTGCCCGCAACATGACCCCGGACTGGGAAGAAGAGGACTGAACATGACCCGCCACACACTCTCCGTTCTGGTCGAAGACAAGCCCGGTGTGCTGACCCGCGTGGCCAGCCTCTTCGCCCGGCGCGCCTTTAACATCAACTCCCTGGCCGTCGGACCCACCGAGGTTCCGGGCATCTCCCGCATGACGGTTGTCGTCGACGCCGACGGCGAGCTGATCGAACAGGTCACCAAGCAGCTGAACAAGCTGATCAACGTGATCAAGATCGTCGAACTTACCCCCGAATCCTCCGTGCAGCGCGACCACATCCTGGTCAAGGTGCGTGCGGATGCCGCAACCCGGCTGCAGGTCACCCAGGCAGCCGACCTCTTCCGCGCTTCAGTTGTCGACGTCTCCACAGAGTCGGTCGTCATCGAAGCCACGGGCCACCCGGACAAGCTCACGGCACTTCTTTCCGTGCTGGAGCCCTTCGGTGTCCGCGA harbors:
- the ilvN gene encoding acetolactate synthase small subunit translates to MTRHTLSVLVEDKPGVLTRVASLFARRAFNINSLAVGPTEVPGISRMTVVVDADGELIEQVTKQLNKLINVIKIVELTPESSVQRDHILVKVRADAATRLQVTQAADLFRASVVDVSTESVVIEATGHPDKLTALLSVLEPFGVREIVQSGTLAVGRGSRSMSDRALRSA